From Lolium perenne isolate Kyuss_39 chromosome 5, Kyuss_2.0, whole genome shotgun sequence, a single genomic window includes:
- the LOC127299646 gene encoding uncharacterized protein isoform X2, whose translation MKGGYVKPSVGYDGHGDAEEAYPADGEENEGIVIFVHDEVVAGHVIEEEHVAENMGAGGVELAAVIVQLEDGNSSSYAGYQASTRCLATVNVLATKAFGASCCDASGLGSFDSYLVVTQEFIVS comes from the exons ATGAAGGGAG GTTACGTGAAACCCAGCGTTGGATACGATGGCCATGGCGATGCTGAAGAAGCATACCCTGCCGATGGGGAGGAGAACGAAGGGATCGTGATCTTTGTACATGACGAG GTTGTTGCCGGCCATGTCATCGAGGAGGAGCATGTGGCGGAGAACATGGGCGCCGGTGGCGtcgagcttgcagctgtgatTGTACAGCTTGAGGATGGCAACTCTTCTTCATATGCTGGGTACCAAGCGTCGACGAGGTGCTTAGCCACCGTCAACGTTTTGGCGACGAAGGCGTTTGGAGCATCATGCTGCGACGCGTCTGGGCTCGGCTCCTTTGATTCTTATTTGGTCGTCACGCAGGAGTTTATCGTCAGTTAG
- the LOC127299646 gene encoding uncharacterized protein isoform X1, which produces MKGGDDLEPGYVKPSVGYDGHGDAEEAYPADGEENEGIVIFVHDEVVAGHVIEEEHVAENMGAGGVELAAVIVQLEDGNSSSYAGYQASTRCLATVNVLATKAFGASCCDASGLGSFDSYLVVTQEFIVS; this is translated from the exons ATGAAGGGAGGTGACGACCTGGAGCCTG GTTACGTGAAACCCAGCGTTGGATACGATGGCCATGGCGATGCTGAAGAAGCATACCCTGCCGATGGGGAGGAGAACGAAGGGATCGTGATCTTTGTACATGACGAG GTTGTTGCCGGCCATGTCATCGAGGAGGAGCATGTGGCGGAGAACATGGGCGCCGGTGGCGtcgagcttgcagctgtgatTGTACAGCTTGAGGATGGCAACTCTTCTTCATATGCTGGGTACCAAGCGTCGACGAGGTGCTTAGCCACCGTCAACGTTTTGGCGACGAAGGCGTTTGGAGCATCATGCTGCGACGCGTCTGGGCTCGGCTCCTTTGATTCTTATTTGGTCGTCACGCAGGAGTTTATCGTCAGTTAG